The genomic stretch GCCTGTTGTCATTGCTTGGAGATGCCAACAGACAAGCAGATAATGCAAGAAGATAGTAAAGAACAAGCTGTTCTTTGGAAACGCTAATAAAGGGGACTTGTGTTGTTAATAAATGAATTTCAGTAATTGTTCTACGATGAGCAAAATGGATGAACAAATTCAAGATGAAATGGAACAGTCCTTAAACAAGTATTAAGAGAGCAGGATATGAGTGATGAGTCTTTCGAAGAAGATCCAAACCTTACACTACTGTCGTCATTTGAGGCTCCTGAAAAGGTTCCATTCAGTGATGCTAATAATGCAAAGTCTCACCGAGATTGGCAAAAAGAAGTTTAAATACCCGCGTGCCAATGGACACAATACccaaagcaaaacaaagcccTAATGCTACATTcctattcggaactcgacctcctGTTTATTATACATACTTTGCAGCGAACTATTTCGTGTGCAGGATAATTGAGgagctagtgctacgatcctaacAGTACACTAACAGTatctcccgagccaagactcggCTTATTAGACAAGCATCGTACTTCAAAACCCACTAGGACATCATACTAAGGAAGCCCAAAAGTTGACTGTAGTAACAATTACCAATATTACCAGGGACACTGCTAACAATGACCAAACTGAACCCCCCACCTTAAGAGGACAGCCAGCCTGTATCCGGGAAACCATTTTAGTTTTCAACCGGGCATCAAACTAACATCTTCCCACTTCCCAAACGTTCTTTTGGACGTAGCCGGCTTCATTATTCAGTGGCAATAGTATTGTAAACCAGTGACAATTCCACAGTGAGAATGTAATTCATTTCGCTATTTTGGTACTCCAACTAATCGCAAAGTGCAACTACAGGTAGTCTTCCTTAGCTTGATAGCTTTAAAATAGGTAATTCTGTAATTATTTGCTAATGCAGGAAAAAAATGGGAAATCTCCTCCTTATTTCACTCCCATTTTTGTAAAGTCAATACTGTGTAGAACCTTGGGAAAAAACCTTAACAAAATAGCGAACATCAACAATCGAACGAAGGATAACGAAGAGAAAACTCAACTGTAATTCATTTCAAAACATTTCGACAACCgtttatttgtcacttttttttgctggaaaatcATTCCATTTTCTGATGCACAAATTATTTATAAGCAATAAAGTCCATTTTCATAAAGCCATTTTTTCGTTACCAGAAGTTCAGCTACTGTAGGCATACCCGGCAGTGTGCACACAGGTCTTGGGGAAGTTGAACTTGACAGTCTTCGAGACAGTCTTGGCGCTCATATCGATGTTGACACCGCGGAGGATCTGCTTCTTGAACAGTTGAGCGGCACTATCGCTAGCATCACGGCAGTGGACATCGACGTATTTGGCGAACTTCTCTGAGGCTACGCACTTGGAAGTGCAAGTCGGCAATGGACGTAAGGTGAAGCAGATCTTGTCTCCTTGTTCGATAAACTGATGCTGATGTTGAACTTCACATTCCTTGGTGGTGTGGGATTGATCGCGGGGATTGTATTCCTTGCCTTCTTCCGATGAACTGGAGTCCGAGCTTGAATCAGACTCCGAAGATGACGAAGAGGAAGAAGAGGATGATGAGGATGaggacgatgaggacgatgaggacgatgaaGAGCTATCCTCATTGATGTAGTGGTTGTAGTTATTATAACGTTTGCGTCCTGCCTCGTGTTCACTGATGATATTGCCATAATAGTACTCCTGCTTGTAACATTGTTCCTTCGATTCCTGTTCATAGGCAATGTTGAAAGCCATTGCTGGTCCTGAGCAGTTCTGGCCAGTGATGGCGTACGAAGCAGCAAAGTATTCTAGCTTGTTCATGTAGCACTGATTAGGCGAAACAAAGTCATCATAATATTCACCGTTGTTGGTTCCGCACAGACCGACGAAGTTGTCGTAGTACGATTGATCAGCAAAGATGCGAGCACGGTAACCATCGAAGACTATCTTGAAGTCATCATCACGGATGCTAATCTCCAACTCCTTTCCAGGCAGAGCGTAGCAACGGAACAGAGGCTGATCATGGTGATCATTAGTGTACAGTTCAACAGCGTATTTCTCATGAATCTGTTGGGGTTTTCCATTGATGTAGACCAATGGTAACTCAGCTCCGTTCGGGATGATATCGATGTTGTAGTCATTCTGCTCGTACTGACCAAGAATAACCTTGAAGTACAACTCGTTCTTGTTACCAGTGCGTCCCAAGATGGTAACCTGTTCATCTTCATAGAATCCATTCTTGAAACGGTATTGGTCATCAGCATTCTGGAAGTGCGACTGTTGAGCGTAATACTCGTAGTCGGGCTTCACGGTATGCAACAGCACATGCCAGCATTGTCCCATCTCGTAGAAGTATGTGCTGCCATCGAAGGTATCAACGTATTTGCTGGAAACAGCGCAGGAAGCTGAAATattgaatttgaaattaaaagagATTATAAGCCACTATTGCTAAACACAACTTACGATAGTAATTTCCTCGGTAAGAGTATGTGCCTAAACGTTCATACCAGGACATATCGGGATGCACAGCAGTGAAGTAACGAGCATAATCATTTTCTAAAGGAGAGTTCTCGATCTCAAAAGCGTACTCCGGAGCGTAGAACGAAGCGTTGAAGTAATCGCCATAGGGAGCCATCTCGAATTCAAACTGGAACTGATTGTTCTTGCCCTTGTAGAAGTAATTCGGTGTGAAGTACGGGAAGGTAAAGTATTGTAAGTAATCAGCAACATAAGAGGACATGTTCTTAGCGTATGAGCCAACATCCTTGAGCTCAAAGTTGAAACGGTATTGATCGAAATAGTTAGCCTGTTCAGTGGCGTTCTGGCATTCTCGGAGCTGATAGTATCCACGATCCATCTGATCCTTGCACTGCTTGCCAACATCCGAAATGCGCAGATAGTGACGGTATTCATCCGACTGGTGCAGTTTTCCCTTCATCGTAATCTGGGCTCCTCCCTGGCAACGCTCACCATAGGCGAAATCGTAACGCATCGAAGAATCGGCATCGAACTCAAGAGCGTGCAAGAAGTTCAGTTTTGGTACATTCGGGAACTCATGTTGAGCCGAGATGCACATCTGGAATTGTTTTCCATTGTAGGGCATTCCGAAGAAGCTGCTGGTCTGGTAGAACGGACTTCCCGAGAAGAAGAACAAGATGCGAGACATGTCATCAACTGGGCTATCAGCATAGGCGTAAGTGAAGACAAATTCGCTCTTCTCTTGTTGATGGCCTTCGAAGGTAAATCCCAAATCTAAAACAGAAACATCGCTGTTGCGGATTCCAGCGGCGGCATTCTTGATGAACTGTTCCTGGCGACGCGAACTGCCAGCGGTGAAAACGAAGGGTTGAGCATAGTTGTTCTCGTTGTAATATCCAGAGTAGGCATGACGTCCCTTCGGGTGCTTGACATCGGAATCCTGGAAGTCCTGATCGAAATCGCCTTCTTTGTAGTGAGCAATAAACTTCATACTCTTAGCAGAGGTGCGTTGGGCATCGTAATACACGTTGAACTGATGATAATGGTAGGTTTGAACGGTGAAGGGATAAGCGAAGGCGGACATGAAGTCATGTTCCTGCATCAAGTCCCAGAAATAACCGAAGTTAAAGAAATCATAGTCGTACTTTGCATGCAGTCTCAAAGCGAAACCAGTGACTTTATCTCCTACGGTATACGCGAAAGTCTTGGTAGTGTATTCTTCGTCATGAACAATTCTTGCGTTCGGGCTCTCGGCAATCGGACGAACGTCGGTGATGTCCTTGTATCCAGTGTATGGCCATGAGCTCAAGTGGAACAACAGTTTGTCTTCCTTGggttccaaaagctcaaactcaAATTCATATTCGTCCTTCTCAAAGTCGAAATCGAAATCGAAGCTCAATGGAAGGTATCCTTGAACCTTCTGCTGGTAACCAGCAATGTAGCGTTGATGATCGAACGGAGTTACGAAACCAACCTTGGCATCAACCAAACGATGATAGACCAGATTCACATCAACCGATCCGTTAAGAACACGTGGCCAGTGGAAGAAATCGTCATTCTCAGTTTCTGGGTGTCCGGCAGGTTGCTTGTAGAACCTCGGGTAGCTCTTGACAGTAGCATCAGTTTCGACCTTAACAACAGTTGGTGTCTTCAGGGTGTAGACAAACGGAAGACCAGATGCCAGCGGGAAAGCCAAAGTGACGACTTGTTGCTGATAGAACTTGGTCATGTTGAACGTCATACCGTCTTCCAGATCTTCAAAGTATTCTTTCACTTGACGGGGTATGTTTTCAATGGTCTGATTGTCGAAGGCAAAGAAGTAATCTCCGTTGAACAGTCTAGTCATGATTTGTCCTTCCAATTCATCGGCTTCCTTGGGGTCAATGTTCAATAGCTTAGCAATGCGGGTGGTTGACCATTTCTGTGGTTCCTTCTCGCTAATTTCTTGTTGGCCCTTGCTGTATTTCTGATAATAATCGCTTTGTGGGCCGTGAGATTTAAAGTACTTATCAAAGTATTCAAACTTCTTGTTCGGGAACTGTTTGTAATACTTGTAGTAGTAATCGGCAGAATAGTCATCTTCCTTGGGGCTCGAGTAATCGTACTGCTTGTCCAACAGATCGAAGAAAGTCTCCATGCTTGAAACCAGATAATACATTGAAGTGTAACGTCTCAGACCACCAAAGTTGTGATGCATGTGGTAGAAGAATCCACTTGGAAGGTAATGATCATCGGAAGCGATTTGAGCAAGGTGCAAACGATAGGAAAGTTTCAGGTTCTCCATAGCATAGTCACGGATGTAAGCGGAAGAGTATTGCAGACTGTAAACTCGTGGGCTCAGCAGTTTGACGGCGGCCTTAGCGTCATCGGCGAATTCGTAGAAGTCTTCGAATTCATCAGCATCTGCGGCGTATTCCAAAGAGCTCTTAACAGCGGCACTAACGTACATGCTTGGGTCGAAATGAGTGAACTCAGCCATGCGATAGAGCATCTCTGCTGGTGGCTGGGTGCGCATCAACAAATGAACAGCAGCGCATCGGATTTGGTGGAAATCGCCAGTGTTTTGATACAGTTTGTACAGGACGGAACGAGCCAACTTAGGATAGTTTTCAACCAGCTCATCGAAAGCAACGACCATAGCAAGACGCTGATAGTCACTGACATGGATCTTGCCTTCCAGATAAGGTTCGAAAACGTTGAGAATCTCCGGATGTCCGAGGTTTCCAAGAGCACGAACGTAGACCTGGATCTTGAGACTGTCGGCATCGTTAACTGCTTCACGCAAATGATGGGCGAGCCATGGGACAATTTTGTGGGCCACAATCTTGTAGTCAGAATCAGCCAGACGGCCAAAGCTGTACACTGGATAGTAATAAGCGGCTGAGCGGTTGCTAACATGAGCTTGATTGACGAATTTGGTGAACGAAATCAGTGCGGTAACATTCAGGCTATCCTGGTGCTGAACGGTGTCGGAGGTCACCAGCAGGAAAAATTCGTGCATCAGCGACTCGGTAGGGAAACGGATCGATTTTGGAAGAGTAGCGATAACACTAGCGGCTTCCGGGCCACGCAGTTTCTTCTCTTCGATGTATTCCTTGATGACCTTGAAAGCTGGTGGAGTTCCGGCTTCAGCCAACGCATCACGGAAAGTGTTCCAGGCATCAACACGTTTGCTGAATTTCTCGCTGTGGTTGTCTCCCTCTCTGCGTTCCTTCTGAGAAACGAAGAATTGCTGGGCAGCATCGTAGATTTCCTGGTAGTTCATGGTACGAATGACGCGAGATAGAATGTTGAATTTGCTCAAGGTGTTCGATTCCGGTAGTTTGGATGGGTCTTGCAACTCATCAGCGATTTCCTGCACCAATTTGTAGATAACCTTGGAGCCATCGACATTGCGAGCATACTGGAAGCTGTATCCCTTGTATCCGGTGAAGTATGGCAAGAATGGAGTTTGTGGGTATTCCTTGAAGCTCTCTGGCATTGGCTGGTAGTAAGCTTCATCACTTTCAAGAGATtctgaagaagaagacgatgaaGAGGACGATGAAGAGGACGATGAAGAAGACGATGAAGAATCGTTGTGTTCATCGGATTCCGAAGAGCTGGACGAAGATGACGACGAATCATCAGAGCTGCTAGAGTCGGATGAGGTGTCATTATCGCGCTTCAGTCGGTATTGGTCCTTCTTGTAAGCTTCGTAGTATTTCTTCTCCTTTAATGAATCCAGATCACGGCGGGCTCGGTTGCCGCGTTTCTCTACCTCTTCGAGTTTTTTGGCGTGTCTTTCAACTGGACTGATTTTGTAGTTCTCTTCCGATTCAGAGCTAGAGCTGGAAGACGAGTCCGATTCGGATGAACTGGAGGAGCTTGACGATGACGAGGAAGAGTCAGTCTCATTTCCTGGACGAACGCTGTTTTTCTTGTCGCTTGCAAGGTTGTAGCTGTAGACCAGATCAACAAACACTTGGCGATCGTCAGCTGGGCCTTCCGGAACCTTATCGTATGGGCAGATGTCATTGAGAGTTATTTTGACCTGAGAATAAACCATAGCCTTCTGTTTGTCGACCAAAGTCGGAGCAACAACAACCTTATTGATGGTGGAGGACGACTGGATGGTGTAGTTGTACCAATCACCGGACAGGAACAGACGTGACACAACGGATTTGGAGGCAACATTGCCCATCTGGTTGGTGTTTGGCTTGAAGTCGCTCTCGCCACTGAATCCGAAATGGTATCCCATGCGCTGTTCGCAGTTGTCGAAGTTCTGGGTCTTCACAATTTCGAAGAAATATTGTCCTTCCTCGCGGAAGTGCGGTTGGGGAGCGAATTTCTTGTACGATTGCATTAGGTACTCTGGAACAGCATTGACATCATACAACATTTCACAATTACCAGTGACGACGGGTTCCATGACCTTGTAGACACCAGTGAACGAGTTGTTCTCCGGCAATTGGTTATACTTGTAGTCGATCTCGTTGGTTCCATGAGTATCCAGTTGGAACTGACTGACCCAGGATTTTAGAATGTTGACCTCGTGGTTTGGTACGGTTTGTTCAACATACAGACCCTTGATAACTCCCTTGTGGTAACGAACTCCGAATGGTCGGGAGGACATTGGCAGAGGCTTGTACTTGAGGTCCAGCTCGTGAAGCTCGGTACGGTATCCTGCCGGTAGACGATCGTTGAAGACCGCATACTCGGGATTCTTGACATAGACAACCACGTATTCCGGATCCTTCGGGCGCATCACCAGATGAGCACGCGAAACCAGTCCGGTCCACTGATCGTCCAGATCGTGCAAAGCGGTCATAGTCATTGAGGTAACATTGTAGACATATTCACGGTTTGGTTCCCAAGCGCCATACTCCCAGCCAGTTTTGTTCTCCGGTCGGTTGTAGGAGAACTCACTTTGGTACTCGTACTGATAGGCAGCACTGATCCCCACTGCAGAATTTTGGGAATgttataaatatgaaaataagcAGAAATTGGAAAAGCTAGAACTTACCCAGAGCGAGGAGAAGAATTTTAGCCAGCATCCTTGCCTCAGAGATTTGGTTGCTCACCTCGAATCAGTGAGAGTGTGATGAATGGGACCAAATCGAAGGTATTTATACCGATGGAAATGCTGATACTCTGCACTTTCCTTATCAGCGAAACTGAACTAATCAGTGTTACGTCTGAAGCATCCGTTTTCGTATACTGTCGATAGTGCTTGGTCAATCTTTTCTATCTGTATTTTTGTACTAACTCACACGATGTGTGGAGATTCAACAAAATTTGAACAAGTGTGAAAATTccatttctttttttctatattcCAGAGAGGACACATTCGTACTTCAAATGGTTCTTTTTTCATCGAACCAGTGGAGACATATTCAAACGAAGACACCAATATCTGGCACACCCTCTCGCGGGAACGTGTTTCGCAGGAGATTCTGACTGTGGATGATGACGTAATAGAACCGGCGGAAAAAAACGCCGGAAGTAATTGCGCCCTGGATACCAAACAAGAAGGTGAGTTGATTACTTCTAATAATTAAATTAagctaaaataaattcaacaacaCCAGGAACGCAAAATATTCACATTAGCTCAATCCGTGGGAAATCAGCCATCGTTTAAGGAACTGTTCAACATATTTTCGTATTAAGTAGCGGCGTTTACTCAATCCACCGATTGTATCGAATTCCTTAATCAGCTTACATACCAACCAAACCAGTAATTTGCCAATCTACAACTACCGCGCTTGACCGCGGCCATTCGCGCTGGCAGTCGGTCGGATAGCTTCGAACGTTTTATATGCGGTTCAATACCTATAACATATTTATTAGCTCCTATCGTTAATTGCATAAGACCCCACCGGACCCGATCGAAGATTTCGTTGAAACTGCCATAGCATTTCGATAGATTTTATTCACTGACGGTGGACGTTTGACACTCCGGCTGTGTACCTCGCCAATAATTCAATCATTCTACCAACGGAGAAGGTGCGGGGAGATTTGTTGCTGAAATTTATGAGCCGCTCAACAGTCAACGGTTTTGCAGCACACGTGGTTTAAAATTTATTACAAGAGAGGGCAAAAGTTCACCGCCAAATGAGTTGCgttctacacccaacgcaaacggggaatattttattacttttgggcaattttttactactttttgtgtcttatgactgcgcattatacacaaaaagtaacaaacaaaaagtaataaaaattatgacggtcacacgcttgtatgtgtttctgcaggagaacatacagccaagcaccgcaatgcatgtgttggcaagacttcactcgctgcatttgtattgatgcaacgatctggttaatttttgtctcccttcatccacacataatcagaatctcaaccgtcaacctcaaatgtccaattagaaacactttcgtttcgtcccccagtgtttacttgaaatggcaatatgtaatactgtctgaccagagttgccgaagttgcgaatgtTGTCTGGATaggcacaagttttgtatttttaaacaggtccaaatgagtttccatgaaccaatgattatgtgctgtagatagcatgcaagaaagcgaatgtttttatttttctctaacgcagtttacagatcgtgatgtcattttaaggcgcatttaaagtctttgaaatcatcaacgtttgcatactctatgagggggaaaatgttgcttggcagctcttgtcatattttttcgctactccgtatgcatacaacgagcgaactaatacacgcccaccggatgaattggagattgaaaaaacttgtaacatgtgcaacttatgcgacggtgtgtgattttttttgacttgaggtggaaagggagcatttttcgacagaaaaaacgttgcatgtggttgaaacgaccattattagatagtcgtactctcataacacgtgctaaatatatgacagtatgtgttgttacttaactggggaagaattttattgctttttaagtaatggatttgttacctaaaaagtaattttgcgctattgcttttaaagtaataaggaaaagttttgcgtgtaggggTTGTTTGCGAACAAATTATGTGTGTACATTTCAACCTCTTGTGACCACCTTCAAGCCCTATTAGCCGTTGTGCGGCTGAACTGGCTGTGACACTGCACTTTCGCAGAATGTCCAGTCGATCAGCTGTGAATAGTTAAAAGACCGCAATAAAAGCGTTTGTCGCCGGCAACTGTCGGTGTATCGATGTCGCCGCGGcggtattatcaaaatatttacACGGGCCAAAAGGGTACACAGCGAGCCTTTCAATGCGATTGACTTTTCTGAACCAGTGAACTGGAAATTAGAAACTTGTAATGTGCCGTGTCGATGATCGATGATCCCCAGCTAGGGCGGGTGTTTTGACAAGTTGACGATTAATCGTTGCTCCGAGCATTAGCGGCTTGCGGTTTGAAACTGAGAGTGTGATCCGGATGCGGTTGAGAGAATCGATCCAGTTCTAAGTCGCCTTCGTTGAGAATTGTATAGAACGAGATTTGCATTTATTTTGCCAGCGACAGTTTAATGATCTGTTATCTGCTGGAGCTGATAACGATCGTTGCTCCTGATGGAATTGTTTCATAATAATCATCGATCCGTAATCCTTATCGCAATTTTCCCAGCCACCTTGGAGACAACGTCGAGCTAACAGCTGTTTTTTGTTATCACCTAACATCCGTTCAATTGTGAATGAGCGCGAGGTTACAGTTTGCTTATTCATGCTGCCGTATACATTCACGGTGTCCGATAGAGTGAATCTGGTTTTCAACCTAGAGCGATAACCCGGTTCAGAACGTTCGCTGCTTCACAGTGCCACAATGTAGTTACTACAAATTAAATTATCTTAATGATTTAAGGTAATTTCGCAAAAACAATCAAGGGCTTGTCACACACCGAAACGACCACAGATTTCGTCTCTACTTTGAAGTTCATATTAGCGTGATGTATAAATAAGTGATTGATGGTTTAAATGGTCAACACTCTTCACAAAGATAGACTTCTGAAGCTATAGTTAAATTCAAGCACTACAAGAATAGACGACTCAAAATAATTGTCTTCAATATGTGAAACGTTCCGGAATAACATTCTAAACAAgcgaaattttattttcaggtaGAATTCAGTAAAAACATTAAACAATTGTAGGTCATTTTCATGAAAACTGAGAAGGCCTCAATCGACATCTCGAACATCCCACCGCAACTGATGCCCAACTTTTTCTGCGAGTTGATCATAATAATCAGCAAGCCGTTGCGAATCTCCCGATAATCTGCGTGTGCTGCCGGGTGATAGTGAAGCCTATGGGACCATTCCATACAGTATGCGGCATATCCAACCGCTTGATTCTGGAAAGTTATGCTTTTTTATCAAATTAAACTAGTGCAGATTAAACTTACCGACTCGTTCAGGTTATTCGTTAGTTGACAATACCAGAAGCATTCGAGCACCCCTGTGAAGCCATAGGATAGCAGTACCATAGCCAGAATGGTTAATTTCTCTAAAGTTATGAAAAACAACAGGCATCCTGATACTACCATCTGAGTGTAGAACATACACATAAAAGTTGTGTTCAGAAATTTTTTCAGATCATGCAATTGATCCACCATGTCGATTTGGTTTTTGATAAGGCTGAAAAGTTCTCGTTTTAAAATCCTTACAAACCGCAATTCTGTGATCATCTCGCGTTGTCTAACTGACAGCTCCGGAGTGTTGACAGTCTTCGATTCAACCGTTTTGTCGATCTTCCCTATCATTTTTTCGAAAGAAGCCGCATTTCTCTTCATTTCAACATCAAACGCAATCAAATACGTATTGATGATCGTCAGATTTGCCGCAAAGATCGAActgaatattgcatcgaatgtAACGTGTATTTTGCACTTGAACCATATTGCTAAAAACCTCCACTTAAGCAGATGTGGAGGGGCAACAAAAAAAGGTTCTTCAAAGACACCAAAAATTAGTTGCATGAAAAGGACGAATACATATGTGACCACAAGCGTCACTACAACCAGACGGATCTTACGGTAGGTCCGCTTTCTATCAGGATTCCGAGAGTCATCGAAATGCTGTCGGAGAAATTGTTGTACACTCCGAATCGTGTTCAGGTAGCGATAGGTTATTCCTACTCGAAACAGTATCATCGTAAACTCACACAGGAATGCGATCGATCCTATCATTTCTGCCTTTCGTTCGCTATCCGATACACAGTAACGTAGACGCTCAACCCAAAGACACACATGCATAATCAGCATACCTCGGTAGGTATTGAAAAGGATTCGGCAAATCGGATTCGTTGTCCGTAATGTAACTCCTGCAGAGAATGATTTAATTAGAACGCGTTAGAAAGCAGTGAAACAAAAACGTACACACCTGCAAATGCAAGAGAATATTCTAACGGACGGAAAAAGTCCTTTTCGTCATCCAACGCCTCAAGTATTGCAGTaggattgaacatttttgcttgTTGTCACACTATATCATAACACTTCCGCAGCTCGAATGAAAATGCAAAATGGAACCTGATTTGTAACCTGGTTTCATTGAGTTCAAATAGAAATCGATGGAAGAATAAATGTATGTTTACGGTAGTGAATAATGTATGCCTGCTTTCATTAGCGTTCGTCTTGTTAAAGTTGTACAGGTAACGATGTAATCAATTATTAAGGTTGTTGTGTTCCAATCGTTTTGTCAATCAGTAACGATTAAACAATGAAATAGGATTTCCCTTCACGCTTCAAGAGCAATTagctatgagaaaaaaataaacattttaaacTCGTTCTTGTCAACATTTTCGTACTAAAGATGGGCGTAAACTCTCCCAGCtcgtcgtcgtaggttcgagtctcggctcgggagagactgttagtgtcagtaggatcgtagcgctagccccgcaattggtcggcgtgcgaccagaccgaaccaagcgccattttttttaaatcgagttTTTATcaccagtggatgttaaaataataatctatcttttatgaaaaatcgaaatcatttgaacagtttataattaTATTCTAACAAAATTTCTTCGCAGCAGCCTGCAGGAAAtatacggggtggttaaactttgatcggcgcttggttcggtctggtcgcacgccgaccaattgtcctgtacacttaacagttggctgcgaagtctgtgtataataaacagaaggtcgagttccgaaacggaatgtagcaccaaggctttgctttgctttgatgGGCGTAAATTAAAAGCAGTTTAAATTTGTCACAGTCGGTTTGCCAAGAATCGTTTGAACTTTTCAACATTGTTGTAAGTGTGACGTAAGCCACCTTTATAGTCTCGAATCTGCTTACCCGaatattttaataatttatcaTCTAATTGGTTGTTTATGGCCAAGGATATCCACAAAGGCGATAAACACCACATTCGATGATTAATTTTTAAACGTGTCAAGAATAGATttctttttgataaataaattgaagaATAATATACATTTTGAATAAGTTTTGCAACAGTTTGTGTTCCAGTTTGTCACTTATATTTTCAATGCTGTTTAAAAGCTATAATCATGTCAAATTGCAAGggaaaaatcaatcaaaaaaaggaaaaatactGACCCAAGCTACCTTTTCAGCGGATGCGAATCGCCGGACCTTTTTAatagtttaaaatagtttatttgacacggcacgatacaacttatgtttaactgagccaagtacattttttttaaattctaaattagcagggaaaagagggaggcacattttttatatctcgcggccgactacgagctagtggggatatAAGGTGAGAGTAGGGGAGTTagttaactatattgagttacaggatttatttatttgtacatggctaagcagtgatgttccatttgagcagttttggtctgaggtgtctgcgtgaacatgaagatgccgagtcttcgttttagtgtctccagcatggtgtatcactttcatttagtttatgacgggaattgtaatctaacaaatagatgaaaaaaatcaaattttaattccagcattttttataaacccgtatagctgtgtcatgtactggagatcaccgcttcccagaatgtctctaacgggtacgttcggttgttttcctcgggcccgaagggaatctataagctcggacctaacaccacagtattcggtacacgaccaaacaacatgctcgatgtcatggtag from Wyeomyia smithii strain HCP4-BCI-WySm-NY-G18 chromosome 3, ASM2978416v1, whole genome shotgun sequence encodes the following:
- the LOC129727640 gene encoding vitellogenin-A1-like, which translates into the protein MLAKILLLALVGISAAYQYEYQSEFSYNRPENKTGWEYGAWEPNREYVYNVTSMTMTALHDLDDQWTGLVSRAHLVMRPKDPEYVVVYVKNPEYAVFNDRLPAGYRTELHELDLKYKPLPMSSRPFGVRYHKGVIKGLYVEQTVPNHEVNILKSWVSQFQLDTHGTNEIDYKYNQLPENNSFTGVYKVMEPVVTGNCEMLYDVNAVPEYLMQSYKKFAPQPHFREEGQYFFEIVKTQNFDNCEQRMGYHFGFSGESDFKPNTNQMGNVASKSVVSRLFLSGDWYNYTIQSSSTINKVVVAPTLVDKQKAMVYSQVKITLNDICPYDKVPEGPADDRQVFVDLVYSYNLASDKKNSVRPGNETDSSSSSSSSSSSSESDSSSSSSSESEENYKISPVERHAKKLEEVEKRGNRARRDLDSLKEKKYYEAYKKDQYRLKRDNDTSSDSSSSDDSSSSSSSSSESDEHNDSSSSSSSSSSSSSSSSSSSESLESDEAYYQPMPESFKEYPQTPFLPYFTGYKGYSFQYARNVDGSKVIYKLVQEIADELQDPSKLPESNTLSKFNILSRVIRTMNYQEIYDAAQQFFVSQKERREGDNHSEKFSKRVDAWNTFRDALAEAGTPPAFKVIKEYIEEKKLRGPEAASVIATLPKSIRFPTESLMHEFFLLVTSDTVQHQDSLNVTALISFTKFVNQAHVSNRSAAYYYPVYSFGRLADSDYKIVAHKIVPWLAHHLREAVNDADSLKIQVYVRALGNLGHPEILNVFEPYLEGKIHVSDYQRLAMVVAFDELVENYPKLARSVLYKLYQNTGDFHQIRCAAVHLLMRTQPPAEMLYRMAEFTHFDPSMYVSAAVKSSLEYAADADEFEDFYEFADDAKAAVKLLSPRVYSLQYSSAYIRDYAMENLKLSYRLHLAQIASDDHYLPSGFFYHMHHNFGGLRRYTSMYYLVSSMETFFDLLDKQYDYSSPKEDDYSADYYYKYYKQFPNKKFEYFDKYFKSHGPQSDYYQKYSKGQQEISEKEPQKWSTTRIAKLLNIDPKEADELEGQIMTRLFNGDYFFAFDNQTIENIPRQVKEYFEDLEDGMTFNMTKFYQQQVVTLAFPLASGLPFVYTLKTPTVVKVETDATVKSYPRFYKQPAGHPETENDDFFHWPRVLNGSVDVNLVYHRLVDAKVGFVTPFDHQRYIAGYQQKVQGYLPLSFDFDFDFEKDEYEFEFELLEPKEDKLLFHLSSWPYTGYKDITDVRPIAESPNARIVHDEEYTTKTFAYTVGDKVTGFALRLHAKYDYDFFNFGYFWDLMQEHDFMSAFAYPFTVQTYHYHQFNVYYDAQRTSAKSMKFIAHYKEGDFDQDFQDSDVKHPKGRHAYSGYYNENNYAQPFVFTAGSSRRQEQFIKNAAAGIRNSDVSVLDLGFTFEGHQQEKSEFVFTYAYADSPVDDMSRILFFFSGSPFYQTSSFFGMPYNGKQFQMCISAQHEFPNVPKLNFLHALEFDADSSMRYDFAYGERCQGGAQITMKGKLHQSDEYRHYLRISDVGKQCKDQMDRGYYQLRECQNATEQANYFDQYRFNFELKDVGSYAKNMSSYVADYLQYFTFPYFTPNYFYKGKNNQFQFEFEMAPYGDYFNASFYAPEYAFEIENSPLENDYARYFTAVHPDMSWYERLGTYSYRGNYYPSCAVSSKYVDTFDGSTYFYEMGQCWHVLLHTVKPDYEYYAQQSHFQNADDQYRFKNGFYEDEQVTILGRTGNKNELYFKVILGQYEQNDYNIDIIPNGAELPLVYINGKPQQIHEKYAVELYTNDHHDQPLFRCYALPGKELEISIRDDDFKIVFDGYRARIFADQSYYDNFVGLCGTNNGEYYDDFVSPNQCYMNKLEYFAASYAITGQNCSGPAMAFNIAYEQESKEQCYKQEYYYGNIISEHEAGRKRYNNYNHYINEDSSSSSSSSSSSSSSSSSSSSSSSSESDSSSDSSSSEEGKEYNPRDQSHTTKECEVQHQHQFIEQGDKICFTLRPLPTCTSKCVASEKFAKYVDVHCRDASDSAAQLFKKQILRGVNIDMSAKTVSKTVKFNFPKTCVHTAGYAYSS